The nucleotide sequence CCGCCCTACACGATCGACCAATTGTTGAAGACCATGATTGCGCGCTGCGGCTCGATGAAACTGCGTCTGCGCGAATCGCCGACGCGGACGCGCGAGCGAATGCTGTTGATGCTCACGGCGCACACCATGCAGGTTGCCCATGCGGGATACTTCCCGATCGCGGTATGAGAAAACGACTGAAGCCACTTAAAATTCTCGCTCTGATGCACGAGTCGCTCGTGCCGCCGGAGTCGACGGCAGGTCTGACCGAAAAGCAGATCCAACCGTTCAAGATGGAGTATGACGTGAAGACCACCCTCGAACGGATGGGGCACAATGTGACGGGCGTCGGGGTTTATGGTGACCTGACGGTGTTGTCTGATGCGATCGACGCGGTGCAGCCCGACATCGTCTTCAACATGTTGGAGGAGTTCGACGGGCAGATTCTGCAGGACCAGCATTTGGTCAGTTATCTGGAGCTGCGCAAAGTGCGCTACACCGGGTGCAATCCGCGCGGACTCACGCTCGCTCACGACAAGGCGCTTTGTAAACGCATCCTCGCGCACCATCGTATCGCGGTGCCGGGCTTTGCGGTGTTTCGGCCCGGGCGCAAAGTGAAGCGGCCGACGGCGTTGCCGTTTCCCTTGTTGGTGAAATCGTTGGTCGACGAAGGTTCGGTGGGGATCTCACGCGCCTCGGTGGTGCGCGATGATGCGGCTCTCGCCGAGCGCGTGGAGATGATTCATCGGCAGTCCGGCAACCCCGCGATCGCGGAGCAATACATCGCGGGCCGGGAGCTCTACATGAGCATCATCGGCAACGACCGCTTGCAGACGTTTACCCCATGGGAAATGCATCTGCCCAAGCTGCCGGAAGGCGCCCCCAACATTGCCACCAGCAAGTTGAAGTGGGACTACGCGCACCAGGAGGAGATGGGCATGGAAACCCGTCCGGCGGAACTTGAACCTGCCGAGGAGCGCAAGCTGGCTCAGGTCTCCAAGCGCATTTATCGCGCGTTATACCTGAGTGGATACGCCCGACTCGATTTCAGGATGTCAGCGGCCGGCGATTTTTACCTGCTGGAGGCCAATCCCAATCCTTGTCTGGCCTACGGGGAGGACTTTGCGGAAGGCGTGGAACAAACCGGCCTGGGCTACGAGGACCTGCTCGATACGATTCTACGCAATGGTCTGGCCTATCGCCCCCAGATGTAGTTGAAGTTTGGATGCGCCGGGCTTGAGTCCGGGACAGCCCTTAGGACGGAAACGCGTTCAGGAACTTTTCCTCGGCGGCGAGCGACCCGATCAGAATCAGCTCGCCGGTGGGCGGGATGATGGTGCCCGGGCTCAGGTTGAGTTCGCGTTGATCACCCGATTCGATGGCGAGAATCGAGCAACCTGTCAGCGTCGGCACCTGCGATTCAGTCAAGGTGCGGCCGTGGAGCGCCTGAGGCACGGGCACGGAAAACAGACTCACTCCCTCGGCGAGGAGCAACGCCTCGCTGCCGCGCAAGTAGTTGTAAATGGAGTTGGCGCTCATCGACGCGTAGGAGAGCACGAGATCGGCTCCGGCGCGGTGGAGTCGACCGACGTTGCCCTCATGCGTGCACCGGCTGATGATCTGGGTGCGGGGCCGCAGTTTGCGGTAGAAGATGGTGAGGAAGATATTGGTGTCGTCGTCGTGCGTCGTGATGAGGATCGACGAGGCCTCGTGCATGCCTGCCTTCACCAACACCTCAAATTCGGAGGCGTCGCCCACCTGGGTGTTTTCGGGGTGGGTCACCCGCGTGGCGTCTTTTTCGATGATCGTCCAGGCAATCTCCCGTTCGTCGAGGGCGCGGGCCGTGGCGCGACCGACGCGTCCGCCGCCGACGATGACGACCCGGCTCGCCGGTTTGGCCGCAGCGGGGGACTCGACGGCAAACGTGGTGTTGAACGTCTCCACCTGCGGGGCGGTGCCGGC is from Synoicihabitans lomoniglobus and encodes:
- a CDS encoding D-alanine--D-alanine ligase family protein, encoding MRKRLKPLKILALMHESLVPPESTAGLTEKQIQPFKMEYDVKTTLERMGHNVTGVGVYGDLTVLSDAIDAVQPDIVFNMLEEFDGQILQDQHLVSYLELRKVRYTGCNPRGLTLAHDKALCKRILAHHRIAVPGFAVFRPGRKVKRPTALPFPLLVKSLVDEGSVGISRASVVRDDAALAERVEMIHRQSGNPAIAEQYIAGRELYMSIIGNDRLQTFTPWEMHLPKLPEGAPNIATSKLKWDYAHQEEMGMETRPAELEPAEERKLAQVSKRIYRALYLSGYARLDFRMSAAGDFYLLEANPNPCLAYGEDFAEGVEQTGLGYEDLLDTILRNGLAYRPQM